From the Acipenser ruthenus chromosome 5, fAciRut3.2 maternal haplotype, whole genome shotgun sequence genome, the window ctgctaagaaataaataattaaattaattatttagatCAAATAAATTAACCCTGTATCTTTTAAACAAACAGGACATGGTGTttcaccatgcttttcccatgttatactatggatttaccatagtttaccctagtCTTCCATGTTTTAATATAGCTTGCTGgtatttataatgcttacctacagtatgcttcaccatgcttccactgtgctttattacacttttactaTGGCAAACAAAGCAATAACAAGATTCTAAACAAACAAGAACTACAGCAGTACTATATAGCAGTGAATAAACAGCAACACAATTATAATGgacaaaacattttattatagTCTTGTGGTTCTTTTTAAGCTTGTCAGACACCTAAAGAGAGATATGCCTTTTCTTAAACAATTTAACTACATTCAAATTCATATGCTTACGGGTTCCCTTTTTTGGCAAACATTTTCTCCACAACTAgactattttaaaaaatcattgtgCCAAGATCCCtcctacatttattttataaaaatgtgcaaTCTATCTCGTACTGACAGCAATACAAGGGGGAAGGGAACTGAAATACATCATGGTTAACCACATTCAGGTTACTTTAAACATTTTAGCATGGCAATTTAATTATGTCTGtttatacatacaaaataaaatgatgcttccactacaagaaaagaaaatgatgGTAAACTGTCAGCCTGTTAAAAATGCATAACATTGGTGCAATATGCTTCCTATAGAATAAATGGTAGCAAATTAGAAAAACGCatcataaatataattttttttgttccATAATGGCATCCCTCAAACTAAAATCGACTGCTTTCCTGAATCTGTTAAAATCCATTAGCATCAGGTTTTTAACTAAAATGTATTCCTAATGAAAtgtcatactgtacattcacagctCACTTGAATGTTCTCTTTATTAACCTTGGATGTGTGATACCCAAGGTAAAGTGAAAAAGAGATGATGTATCCTAAAATAAAAAGATCAGCCTTTTAGCCTTATGAACTTTTTTTCTGGATTCAGCACAGTGGGGATTCTGAATAAATAATAAGTCTTGTTGATTACCCTTTTGAAAAGAATCTTTGTGGGAGAGAAGTCCCACATTGACATTTCAAGAAAAACATTTCCAGCATTACTGTTTTCTAAATAAAATGGGCAGTATTAGAGGCAATGATACTTTTAAAACAACCTCTCTTTGTACTTTTATAAGCATTCTACTGTACATTAagcataatattaaaaataagttCAGTTGACCTAGTATCCCCTTTTAAAAATAGGTTTGTAAATTACACTGACCAACTTcaacatttagaaaaaaacaaattccCATAAATGTCTGAAactaaaaactttttaaaaagaccACTGTTACAAAATTGGTCACTGAAATTGCCAAGCATGCATTGAAAAGGGTCACTGCTCTTGAAGAATGTGTATAGTGTTTTTATTAACATAAACTTTCAGAAGATGGTTGTGAATTTGTTGATACAGCAGGCACGTTGGCTTCAGCTTTTGGCATACGAGAGTCAACAGAATTGCACTTAATTTTTAAAGTTCTATTTAAACACTGGGATTTTTCAAAGCAAGGTATAGAAGCAGTTTCTGTACTCTGagggttgttttgttttctattgtgACCACCCTCTTTTACATGTTCCTCTTCATTTACTAGATCTTTCTGTGACTGGTTGGGACCACCAGGTTTATTTCCGCCATGGTCTTTTTGTTCAAAATCACAATGGTCTGTATTCTGGCTGATGGTTTTATCTGCCTCTAATAAGTCTTTGTTTTCTCCACTGCTACCAAGTCCTTTTTGGTTTTGGCACATGCTGTTCTGAGAAGCAGCTACGCCACAGCATGGTTTTACTAAGAAACCCTTTTTCGCGCTGAAAACTGTGCCAGAGTCTTTTGGAACAGTCCTGTTGTGTTCCTCTACACAGCGGGAGCGCTGAGGTTCTGGAGCACCCACATTTTCGTGGTGTTTTTGTTGTAGCTGCTGTTGAAGCTGATGGACTGAATGCACACAATAATTTCTGAGAAGAGAGTTCGGAGCAGCATGTCTTTTCCCTCTTCCTTGCAAACAGGCGTGGTGGTGGGGGTAGGCATGCTGAACGTGATGCATGCAGCATTCCAAAGCTGGGTGCGGAGTGTCCAATGTGGACACTGGATTTTTAACTCTTGCAGATTTTCCGGTGGGGGGGATGCATTGAAAACACAAGCAGTCTCCTATCTGCTGGCTTGAATGGGGATTCCACTGCATTCCTACATATTGATGGTCTACACAATTGCAGTTCATCTTAAGAGAAGAATATTGGCACAGGTGGGGTGGGTCTGAGCAGCTATGAAACCCCCTATCAGTGGTCCCACTTTTATCAGGTACATTCTTGTTGTAGGGTTTATGTGTGCATGTATGCTGGGGTCTGCCATTATACAGTCTGGTGCAGACCTGTGTTTCTTCAGATGTTTTTTCCACTGCCTCACAACTGTGAGAAGCCAGAGGTTCCAGTTCATAATGCTCATGTTCCACGTCCGAACCTCTGGGGTCTAGCTGATACTTGTTTATCTGGCACAATTTGCTTTGGCTTCTGGTGGCTGGAGTTGTGGAAGAAGTGTGGGAATAAGCTTGACACTGCAATTTTTTTGGTAGGGGAATCTGACCACAAGTACCTTGCGGTCCAATACATCTGCACATGCACTGAAAGAAAAAGGTGGCAAAAGCCCAGCTAATGACCATGATAAGCATCATAAAGGTTCCCAGCTGGGTGTAAGCCAAGACAGTCGATGGCATCATCATAGCTCCAGCCACAAATGTCGTCAGCGCAGCCATGGCAATAGCAGAGCCCATGCGACTTAAGGAGAAAACCACTTTGCCTTCTCGATCAGGCTCAGATGCAAGGCGGTAAGCCACTCCATAATGAACAGCAAAGTCCACTGACAGGCCTACAGCAACAGATATAGTCACAGACTCTAGTACATTCAGCTCCCATCCCAGGAGCACTAATGAACCCACTGTGACGAAAATTGTTCCAGCAATGGATATAATAGCATAGAGACTTATTATTATATTCCAGGTAGTAAACAGCATCACAGTAAAGGCAACTGCCACAGACAGACCCATAGCAATCAAAGTGCCATCTGATAAACTGTCCTGTAGGTCGTAGAATTCCAGGTTGCTCACAAACCACCCGTGACTCAAACCAGCAGGCGCACTTTTCAGCTCTTCTTTGATCCAAGCATCCACCTCTCTGTAGAACTGGTGCATCTTTTCATAAGCTAACGTGAAGAGGTAAGTGCTCTGAAACTCCAGCACAATAGCTCTGATTGTATCGTTGATATCAAACCTTGGCCCAGGAGTCTTGCTATCAAGATGGTAGCCTGTACTCCTTTCAAGTTCCATGATTGCTCTCTTTATACAAAGTTCAAAGACCTCCTGCTTATAGGGGAAGATGGACTGGCTGCAGCAAGGGTAAACAGTTGCCTCATCACAGTCTTGATTTTCCATCCACTGTTTAAACGTCTCAATAAAGCAGCTGGTGAAGTCCTGCTCATCTGTTTGGTAAAAAAAGGTCTGGTTTCTCAGTTTCTGGCAAAAATTCAAAATCCAAAGTTGTGAGGCTGGACTGGCAATATTAAAATCACTGTCTAGTTCCAGTTTGCCTTTGTTTTTTGGGTTAAGGGGATCTCCATTGTCTTCTGGAGTGATACCCCAAATTATAGTGATGGGCATGTGCAGTTCCTCTCCATGGTGGACCCTTTCAAACATGAAAAGCTTTTTGTAGTCAGCATCATACCGCTCAAAAGGGTGGGAGGACCTGAAGACCTGAAACTCTGAAAGCTCGAGTGAAGGCAGCTTCATTTTTGGGTTAACGC encodes:
- the LOC117403272 gene encoding protein dispatched homolog 1-like isoform X1, which produces MAMSNRNGDFLVHSNGSIPSNATSPSITATTTDGDIAASPNQLLLKEVQRTKVSQNGSIKQNGTLKPSSLISDNQKPPQIKQQTLPQCCHHCPFHHPLCCHNNQPDCHSVGGSSTVTSPLTSSCPHHRPEYPPVHQTTCCLQPSASLCLHHRWQDHFQHQPVQPCLASMSPASPFKFPKSYAALIADWPVVVLGVCTVLIVVCALVGILVPELPDFSDPLLGFEPRGTAIGQRLVTWNNMVKNTGYKAALANYPFKYADEQAKSYREDRRSDDYHERDKRQADWNFHKDSFFCDVPDDRYSRVVFTSAEGKNLWSIQAIKSMCNLDNARVRSHPQYQNLCQRTTNESCCPSWTLGNYIAILNNRSSCQKITERDVSHTLKMLRSCAKYYHNGTLGPDCWDMATRRKDQLKCTNVPRKCTKYNAVYQILHFLVDKDFLSPKTADYVMPALKYSMLFSPTEKGESMMKIYLDNFENWNCSDGITTITGIEFGIKHILFQDYLLMDTMYPAIAILIVLLVMCVYTKSMFITLMTMFAIISSLIVSYFLYCIAFNFEFFPFMNLTALIILVGIGADDAFVLCDVWNYTKCDKPNADLSQTVSITLQHAALSMFVTSFTTAAAFYANYVSNITAIRCFGVYAGTAILVNYILMVTWLPAVVVLHERYLLNTFSCVKKSQQRVYNTKSYWTLLCQKINKFIFTVSEASRIFFEKVLPCIVIKFRYIWLFWFLAFTVGGAYIVCVNPKMKLPSLELSEFQVFRSSHPFERYDADYKKLFMFERVHHGEELHMPITIIWGITPEDNGDPLNPKNKGKLELDSDFNIASPASQLWILNFCQKLRNQTFFYQTDEQDFTSCFIETFKQWMENQDCDEATVYPCCSQSIFPYKQEVFELCIKRAIMELERSTGYHLDSKTPGPRFDINDTIRAIVLEFQSTYLFTLAYEKMHQFYREVDAWIKEELKSAPAGLSHGWFVSNLEFYDLQDSLSDGTLIAMGLSVAVAFTVMLFTTWNIIISLYAIISIAGTIFVTVGSLVLLGWELNVLESVTISVAVGLSVDFAVHYGVAYRLASEPDREGKVVFSLSRMGSAIAMAALTTFVAGAMMMPSTVLAYTQLGTFMMLIMVISWAFATFFFQCMCRCIGPQGTCGQIPLPKKLQCQAYSHTSSTTPATRSQSKLCQINKYQLDPRGSDVEHEHYELEPLASHSCEAVEKTSEETQVCTRLYNGRPQHTCTHKPYNKNVPDKSGTTDRGFHSCSDPPHLCQYSSLKMNCNCVDHQYVGMQWNPHSSQQIGDCLCFQCIPPTGKSARVKNPVSTLDTPHPALECCMHHVQHAYPHHHACLQGRGKRHAAPNSLLRNYCVHSVHQLQQQLQQKHHENVGAPEPQRSRCVEEHNRTVPKDSGTVFSAKKGFLVKPCCGVAASQNSMCQNQKGLGSSGENKDLLEADKTISQNTDHCDFEQKDHGGNKPGGPNQSQKDLVNEEEHVKEGGHNRKQNNPQSTETASIPCFEKSQCLNRTLKIKCNSVDSRMPKAEANVPAVSTNSQPSSESLC
- the LOC117403272 gene encoding protein dispatched homolog 1-like isoform X2 produces the protein MVTFWFTAMAASHPMLPVPASPPPLPMETSPLPLTSCCSKRCREQNPASPFKFPKSYAALIADWPVVVLGVCTVLIVVCALVGILVPELPDFSDPLLGFEPRGTAIGQRLVTWNNMVKNTGYKAALANYPFKYADEQAKSYREDRRSDDYHERDKRQADWNFHKDSFFCDVPDDRYSRVVFTSAEGKNLWSIQAIKSMCNLDNARVRSHPQYQNLCQRTTNESCCPSWTLGNYIAILNNRSSCQKITERDVSHTLKMLRSCAKYYHNGTLGPDCWDMATRRKDQLKCTNVPRKCTKYNAVYQILHFLVDKDFLSPKTADYVMPALKYSMLFSPTEKGESMMKIYLDNFENWNCSDGITTITGIEFGIKHILFQDYLLMDTMYPAIAILIVLLVMCVYTKSMFITLMTMFAIISSLIVSYFLYCIAFNFEFFPFMNLTALIILVGIGADDAFVLCDVWNYTKCDKPNADLSQTVSITLQHAALSMFVTSFTTAAAFYANYVSNITAIRCFGVYAGTAILVNYILMVTWLPAVVVLHERYLLNTFSCVKKSQQRVYNTKSYWTLLCQKINKFIFTVSEASRIFFEKVLPCIVIKFRYIWLFWFLAFTVGGAYIVCVNPKMKLPSLELSEFQVFRSSHPFERYDADYKKLFMFERVHHGEELHMPITIIWGITPEDNGDPLNPKNKGKLELDSDFNIASPASQLWILNFCQKLRNQTFFYQTDEQDFTSCFIETFKQWMENQDCDEATVYPCCSQSIFPYKQEVFELCIKRAIMELERSTGYHLDSKTPGPRFDINDTIRAIVLEFQSTYLFTLAYEKMHQFYREVDAWIKEELKSAPAGLSHGWFVSNLEFYDLQDSLSDGTLIAMGLSVAVAFTVMLFTTWNIIISLYAIISIAGTIFVTVGSLVLLGWELNVLESVTISVAVGLSVDFAVHYGVAYRLASEPDREGKVVFSLSRMGSAIAMAALTTFVAGAMMMPSTVLAYTQLGTFMMLIMVISWAFATFFFQCMCRCIGPQGTCGQIPLPKKLQCQAYSHTSSTTPATRSQSKLCQINKYQLDPRGSDVEHEHYELEPLASHSCEAVEKTSEETQVCTRLYNGRPQHTCTHKPYNKNVPDKSGTTDRGFHSCSDPPHLCQYSSLKMNCNCVDHQYVGMQWNPHSSQQIGDCLCFQCIPPTGKSARVKNPVSTLDTPHPALECCMHHVQHAYPHHHACLQGRGKRHAAPNSLLRNYCVHSVHQLQQQLQQKHHENVGAPEPQRSRCVEEHNRTVPKDSGTVFSAKKGFLVKPCCGVAASQNSMCQNQKGLGSSGENKDLLEADKTISQNTDHCDFEQKDHGGNKPGGPNQSQKDLVNEEEHVKEGGHNRKQNNPQSTETASIPCFEKSQCLNRTLKIKCNSVDSRMPKAEANVPAVSTNSQPSSESLC
- the LOC117403272 gene encoding protein dispatched homolog 1-like isoform X3, giving the protein MQTPKRSRLPSNPASPFKFPKSYAALIADWPVVVLGVCTVLIVVCALVGILVPELPDFSDPLLGFEPRGTAIGQRLVTWNNMVKNTGYKAALANYPFKYADEQAKSYREDRRSDDYHERDKRQADWNFHKDSFFCDVPDDRYSRVVFTSAEGKNLWSIQAIKSMCNLDNARVRSHPQYQNLCQRTTNESCCPSWTLGNYIAILNNRSSCQKITERDVSHTLKMLRSCAKYYHNGTLGPDCWDMATRRKDQLKCTNVPRKCTKYNAVYQILHFLVDKDFLSPKTADYVMPALKYSMLFSPTEKGESMMKIYLDNFENWNCSDGITTITGIEFGIKHILFQDYLLMDTMYPAIAILIVLLVMCVYTKSMFITLMTMFAIISSLIVSYFLYCIAFNFEFFPFMNLTALIILVGIGADDAFVLCDVWNYTKCDKPNADLSQTVSITLQHAALSMFVTSFTTAAAFYANYVSNITAIRCFGVYAGTAILVNYILMVTWLPAVVVLHERYLLNTFSCVKKSQQRVYNTKSYWTLLCQKINKFIFTVSEASRIFFEKVLPCIVIKFRYIWLFWFLAFTVGGAYIVCVNPKMKLPSLELSEFQVFRSSHPFERYDADYKKLFMFERVHHGEELHMPITIIWGITPEDNGDPLNPKNKGKLELDSDFNIASPASQLWILNFCQKLRNQTFFYQTDEQDFTSCFIETFKQWMENQDCDEATVYPCCSQSIFPYKQEVFELCIKRAIMELERSTGYHLDSKTPGPRFDINDTIRAIVLEFQSTYLFTLAYEKMHQFYREVDAWIKEELKSAPAGLSHGWFVSNLEFYDLQDSLSDGTLIAMGLSVAVAFTVMLFTTWNIIISLYAIISIAGTIFVTVGSLVLLGWELNVLESVTISVAVGLSVDFAVHYGVAYRLASEPDREGKVVFSLSRMGSAIAMAALTTFVAGAMMMPSTVLAYTQLGTFMMLIMVISWAFATFFFQCMCRCIGPQGTCGQIPLPKKLQCQAYSHTSSTTPATRSQSKLCQINKYQLDPRGSDVEHEHYELEPLASHSCEAVEKTSEETQVCTRLYNGRPQHTCTHKPYNKNVPDKSGTTDRGFHSCSDPPHLCQYSSLKMNCNCVDHQYVGMQWNPHSSQQIGDCLCFQCIPPTGKSARVKNPVSTLDTPHPALECCMHHVQHAYPHHHACLQGRGKRHAAPNSLLRNYCVHSVHQLQQQLQQKHHENVGAPEPQRSRCVEEHNRTVPKDSGTVFSAKKGFLVKPCCGVAASQNSMCQNQKGLGSSGENKDLLEADKTISQNTDHCDFEQKDHGGNKPGGPNQSQKDLVNEEEHVKEGGHNRKQNNPQSTETASIPCFEKSQCLNRTLKIKCNSVDSRMPKAEANVPAVSTNSQPSSESLC